The Streptomyces sp. NBC_00691 genome has a segment encoding these proteins:
- a CDS encoding GntR family transcriptional regulator produces the protein MATDAGSTESEGGTPTRTARVPKYYRLKRHLLDMTETLPPGTPVPPERTLAAEFDTSRTTVRQALQELVVEGRLERIQGKGTFVAKPKVSQALQLTSYTEDMRAQGLEPTSQLLDIGYVTADDTLAGLLDISAGGRVLRIERLRLASGEPMAIETTHLSAKRFPALRRSLVKYTSLYTALAEVYDVHLAEAEETIETSLATPREAGLLGTDVGLPMLMLSRHSLDADGEPVEWVRSVYRGDRYKFVARLKRPNG, from the coding sequence ATGGCCACGGACGCGGGCAGCACGGAGTCGGAGGGCGGGACACCCACCCGTACCGCGCGCGTGCCCAAGTACTACCGACTGAAGCGGCATTTGCTCGACATGACGGAGACCCTGCCGCCCGGCACGCCGGTCCCCCCGGAGCGCACACTCGCCGCCGAGTTCGACACCTCGCGCACCACCGTGCGCCAGGCCCTCCAGGAGCTGGTCGTCGAGGGCCGCCTGGAGCGCATCCAGGGCAAGGGCACCTTCGTGGCCAAGCCCAAGGTCTCCCAGGCGCTGCAACTCACCTCGTACACCGAGGACATGCGCGCCCAGGGCCTGGAGCCCACCTCGCAGCTCCTCGACATCGGCTATGTCACCGCCGACGACACGCTCGCCGGGCTGCTCGACATCTCGGCCGGCGGACGGGTGCTGCGCATCGAGCGCCTCCGTCTCGCGAGCGGCGAGCCGATGGCGATCGAGACCACCCATCTCTCCGCGAAGCGCTTCCCCGCGCTGCGTCGCTCGCTGGTGAAGTACACCTCGTTGTACACCGCCCTCGCCGAGGTGTACGACGTGCACCTCGCCGAGGCCGAGGAGACCATCGAGACCTCCCTCGCCACCCCGCGCGAGGCCGGCCTGCTCGGCACGGACGTGGGCCTGCCGATGCTGATGCTCTCCCGCCACTCGCTGGACGCCGACGGCGAGCCGGTCGAGTGGGTACGGTCCGTCTACCGCGGCGACCGGTACAAGTTCGTGGCGCGCCTCAAGCGCCCCAACGGCTGA
- a CDS encoding extracellular solute-binding protein — MKRKLIAAIGVAGMMVSIAACGSDSDKGKDGAKAPAGGDKTLTVWVMDGSAPDAWMTEVNKAFEAKHPGVKVKVEKQIWNGIQEKVTTALSEDTPPDVLELGNTQTAGYAVTGGLADLSGDKATLGYDAWNKGMVASNELDGKLYSAPWYAANRVVVYDKAAFKKAGVTPPKTRAEWIDGLKKLKASDPKSQAIYLPGQSWYVLAGLIWDEGSDLAVKDGDKWKGNLSSPEAVNAVNFYKELASYSTAPKDKDEATPQQSTDIVPKGGVASWIGLGWEAGGAIDAMKKAGKTADFGYFPIPGKTADKPGSVFLGGSNLAIAERSKNKDLAKEWLALAAGKEYMTKYATATEGALLPNTDAAQFKPAAGSFAEAMAASSASGKVTPVTPGWANVETAPNPIKDFMTKVLKGEDAKTAGEAADKVINERINQQ; from the coding sequence GTGAAGCGCAAGCTCATCGCGGCGATCGGCGTCGCAGGCATGATGGTCTCTATCGCTGCGTGCGGTTCCGACAGTGACAAGGGTAAGGACGGTGCCAAGGCGCCGGCCGGGGGCGACAAGACTCTGACCGTCTGGGTCATGGACGGTTCCGCGCCGGACGCGTGGATGACCGAGGTGAACAAGGCCTTCGAGGCCAAGCACCCCGGCGTCAAGGTCAAGGTCGAGAAGCAGATCTGGAACGGCATCCAGGAGAAGGTCACCACCGCGCTCTCCGAGGACACCCCGCCGGACGTTCTGGAGCTCGGCAACACGCAGACCGCGGGCTACGCCGTGACCGGCGGCCTCGCCGACCTGTCCGGTGACAAGGCCACGCTGGGCTACGACGCCTGGAACAAGGGCATGGTCGCCTCCAACGAGCTGGACGGCAAGCTCTACTCGGCTCCGTGGTACGCCGCCAACCGCGTCGTCGTCTACGACAAGGCCGCCTTCAAGAAGGCCGGTGTCACGCCGCCGAAGACCCGCGCCGAGTGGATCGACGGTCTGAAGAAGCTCAAGGCGTCCGACCCGAAGTCGCAGGCGATCTACCTGCCGGGTCAGTCCTGGTACGTCCTCGCCGGTCTCATCTGGGACGAGGGCAGCGACCTCGCGGTCAAGGACGGCGACAAGTGGAAGGGCAACCTGTCCTCCCCCGAGGCCGTCAACGCCGTCAACTTCTACAAGGAGCTGGCGTCCTACTCCACCGCTCCGAAGGACAAGGACGAGGCGACCCCGCAGCAGTCCACCGACATCGTCCCCAAGGGCGGCGTGGCGTCCTGGATCGGTCTCGGCTGGGAGGCCGGCGGCGCGATCGACGCCATGAAGAAGGCCGGCAAGACCGCCGACTTCGGTTACTTCCCGATCCCGGGCAAGACGGCCGACAAGCCGGGCTCCGTCTTCCTCGGTGGCTCGAACCTCGCCATCGCCGAGCGCTCCAAGAACAAGGACCTCGCGAAGGAGTGGCTGGCGCTCGCCGCCGGCAAGGAGTACATGACGAAGTACGCCACCGCCACCGAGGGTGCGCTGCTTCCGAACACCGACGCCGCGCAGTTCAAGCCGGCCGCCGGCTCCTTCGCCGAGGCCATGGCCGCGTCCTCCGCCTCCGGCAAGGTCACCCCGGTCACCCCGGGCTGGGCGAACGTCGAGACCGCCCCGAACCCGATCAAGGACTTCATGACGAAGGTCCTGAAGGGCGAGGACGCCAAGACCGCCGGTGAGGCGGCCGACAAGGTCATCAACGAGCGCATCAACCAGCAGTAA
- a CDS encoding carbohydrate ABC transporter permease gives MRTRKPLTVGVVAKNLTALVLAVVFVFPVYWMFSSSLKPQHEIMTKDPVFLFTPTFENYTTATGVDLFWTYVTNSLTVTIGAVLLALLVALAASFAIARMRFKGRKGIVLIVMMAQMAPWEVMVIAMYMISRENDMLNSIPMLTLVYFVMVLPFTIWTLRGFIAAVPVELEEAAQIDGCTRGQAFRKVIFPLLAPGLMSTSLFGFITAWNEFAMILMLNKEKESQTLTLWLTQFQTAFGSDWGATMAASTLFSLPVLIVFLFLQRKAVGGMTAGAVKG, from the coding sequence CTGCGCACCAGGAAGCCGCTCACGGTCGGCGTCGTCGCCAAGAACCTCACCGCTCTCGTGCTCGCGGTCGTGTTCGTCTTCCCCGTGTACTGGATGTTCTCGTCCTCGCTGAAGCCGCAGCACGAGATCATGACGAAGGACCCCGTCTTCCTCTTCACCCCGACGTTCGAGAACTACACGACCGCCACCGGCGTCGACCTGTTCTGGACGTACGTGACCAACAGCCTCACGGTCACCATCGGCGCCGTGTTGCTCGCCCTGCTCGTCGCGCTGGCCGCGAGCTTCGCGATCGCCCGGATGAGGTTCAAGGGACGCAAGGGCATCGTCCTCATCGTGATGATGGCGCAGATGGCCCCCTGGGAGGTCATGGTCATCGCGATGTACATGATCTCCCGTGAGAACGACATGCTGAACAGCATTCCGATGCTCACGCTCGTCTACTTCGTGATGGTCCTCCCCTTCACCATCTGGACCCTGCGCGGCTTCATCGCCGCGGTCCCGGTCGAGCTGGAGGAGGCCGCGCAGATCGACGGCTGCACCCGGGGTCAGGCGTTCCGCAAGGTGATCTTCCCGCTGCTCGCCCCCGGCCTGATGTCGACCTCGCTCTTCGGCTTCATCACGGCCTGGAACGAGTTCGCCATGATCCTCATGCTGAACAAGGAGAAGGAGTCGCAGACCCTGACGCTCTGGCTGACCCAGTTCCAGACCGCGTTCGGCAGCGACTGGGGCGCCACCATGGCCGCCTCCACGCTCTTCTCGCTCCCCGTGCTCATCGTCTTCCTCTTCCTCCAGCGCAAGGCCGTCGGCGGCATGACCGCCGGCGCGGTGAAGGGATAA
- a CDS encoding glycosyltransferase family 2 protein — MSRARPSVSVVIPNYNYEKTLHACLTSVFAQTHAPLDVIVVDDASTDRSRDIAREFDVVLIANPHNSGVSAARNLGAAAARGEILFFLDSDTALHPEALANAADLLRDDPGLGCVHGVLDPEPLFDDGPVERYHALHAHFWRRRAVGEVRTAFFALGAIRKEVFEATGPFDENLRDSEDVEYSGRLVRTHRILMTEAIRGRHDDVDRLGAMLREQYRRSQLLIAALGQLREGGLTANRPLGVLAAALTLPALPLGLLTPWLLLVPALCALVFACADPGLSRFALRTRGPGFLLYFTAVHFVLHQAIVLGAARGTVRWLTEPDFGPSVRRRGKALPADRPETATAAPTAATSATAAPSAATAAPTAATAAPSAATSATG; from the coding sequence ATGTCCAGGGCTCGTCCCAGCGTGTCCGTCGTCATCCCCAACTACAACTACGAGAAGACCCTCCATGCCTGCCTGACCTCGGTCTTCGCCCAGACCCACGCCCCCCTCGACGTCATCGTCGTCGACGACGCGAGCACCGACAGGTCCCGGGACATCGCCCGGGAGTTCGACGTCGTGCTGATCGCCAACCCCCACAACAGCGGGGTGTCCGCCGCCCGGAACCTCGGGGCGGCCGCCGCCCGCGGGGAGATCCTCTTCTTCCTCGATTCGGACACGGCCCTCCACCCCGAGGCCCTCGCCAACGCCGCCGACCTGCTCCGGGACGACCCCGGTCTCGGCTGCGTCCACGGAGTGCTCGACCCCGAACCGCTCTTCGACGACGGGCCCGTCGAGCGCTACCACGCCCTGCACGCCCACTTCTGGCGCCGCCGCGCCGTCGGCGAGGTCCGCACCGCGTTCTTCGCCCTCGGCGCGATCCGCAAGGAGGTGTTCGAGGCCACCGGGCCCTTCGACGAGAACCTCCGTGATTCGGAGGACGTGGAGTACAGCGGCCGGCTCGTCCGCACCCACCGGATCCTGATGACGGAGGCGATCCGCGGCCGGCACGACGACGTCGACCGGCTCGGGGCGATGCTCCGGGAGCAGTACCGGCGTTCGCAGCTGCTGATCGCGGCGCTCGGGCAGCTGCGGGAGGGCGGCCTCACCGCCAACCGGCCGCTCGGCGTCCTCGCCGCCGCGCTCACCCTCCCCGCCCTCCCGCTCGGTCTGCTCACCCCGTGGCTGCTGCTGGTCCCCGCGCTGTGCGCGCTGGTCTTCGCCTGCGCCGATCCGGGCCTGAGCCGGTTCGCGCTGCGGACCCGCGGTCCCGGCTTCCTCCTCTACTTCACCGCCGTCCACTTCGTACTGCACCAGGCGATCGTGCTCGGCGCGGCCCGCGGCACCGTCCGCTGGCTCACCGAGCCGGACTTCGGGCCCAGCGTGCGCCGCCGCGGAAAGGCCCTCCCGGCGGACCGCCCCGAAACCGCCACCGCCGCTCCCACGGCCGCCACCTCCGCCACCGCCGCTCCCTCGGCCGCCACCGCCGCTCCCACGGCCGCCACCGCCGCTCCCTCGGCCGCCACCTCCGCCACCGGATGA
- a CDS encoding UbiA prenyltransferase family protein: MATPTLTGREAPTARPPASRPPSRLADLTSLVRPHQWTKNLVVVPLGLLGAPHLDGAALGGALAAIGVFTLASALIYLVNDLGDRDRDRRHPEKRHRPIAAGRIGVATAVSFAAALAVLLAATVGLTVVTGTAALLDWWPVAAYVALNAAYSKGLKHVPLLDVFIVALGFVLRLAQGCLASGTPVPSWLTLCVFSLCLLLILGKRRHEMAVGGVLHRPALRGYTLGFLDQLLAFTAVLTAVSYVLQVQDSPVFGPHGPLVAVVTAPFALFGLARYLQLIVVDAGGGNPSRALFSDRMTVSNALLWSALLAGAWPLSHLGS, from the coding sequence ATGGCCACGCCCACGCTCACCGGCCGAGAGGCGCCGACGGCCCGCCCGCCGGCCTCCCGCCCTCCCAGTCGGCTCGCCGACCTCACCTCCCTCGTCCGCCCCCACCAGTGGACGAAGAACCTGGTCGTCGTCCCCCTCGGTCTGCTCGGCGCGCCCCACCTCGACGGTGCCGCGCTCGGCGGAGCCCTCGCCGCGATCGGTGTCTTCACCCTCGCGTCCGCGCTGATCTACCTCGTCAACGACCTCGGCGACCGGGACCGGGACCGCCGCCACCCGGAGAAGCGGCACCGGCCGATCGCCGCCGGCCGCATCGGCGTCGCGACCGCCGTCTCCTTCGCCGCCGCCCTCGCCGTCCTCCTCGCGGCGACGGTCGGTCTCACCGTGGTCACCGGGACGGCCGCCCTCCTCGACTGGTGGCCGGTCGCCGCGTACGTCGCTCTGAACGCCGCGTACAGCAAGGGGCTCAAGCACGTCCCACTCCTCGACGTCTTCATCGTCGCCCTCGGTTTCGTCCTGCGGCTCGCCCAGGGCTGCCTGGCCTCGGGCACCCCCGTGCCGAGCTGGCTCACCCTCTGCGTCTTCTCCCTCTGTCTGCTGCTGATCCTGGGCAAGCGCCGCCACGAGATGGCGGTCGGCGGGGTGCTGCACCGGCCCGCGCTGCGCGGCTACACCCTCGGCTTCCTCGACCAGCTGCTCGCCTTCACCGCGGTGCTCACGGCGGTCAGCTACGTCCTCCAGGTGCAGGACAGCCCGGTCTTCGGCCCGCACGGGCCGCTGGTCGCGGTGGTGACCGCCCCGTTCGCGCTCTTCGGCCTCGCCCGCTACCTGCAGCTGATCGTGGTCGACGCGGGGGGCGGCAATCCCTCGCGGGCGCTGTTCAGCGACCGGATGACCGTCTCCAACGCCCTGCTCTGGTCGGCGCTGCTGGCCGGCGCGTGGCCGCTGAGCCACCTCGGGTCATGA
- a CDS encoding carbohydrate ABC transporter permease, translating into MTVDSQGTATADPQDAPGRAAGKSQTPPPPSGPKEVLKPSRGRRSLPSGWLPYLLVAPALLSMAVLLLYPLIRNVMLSFQELNRKQFITRETVWTGFDNYTELLGDPDFWTVVVRSVVFTAVNVALIMAIGTGVGLLLNRLGKKMRLVLSLALMFAWAMPIVASVTVFRWLFDEQFGVVNWLMRTLGFDGYEQHNWFETGFSTLVIIMILLVWGSIPFVALNMYAALTTVGSELYEAAKMDGASGWRTFWAVVFPNLKSFFMITTFLEIIWIFKAFAQVYAMNLGGPDRGSETLPVFAYIEGVGQFHYGVAAAISILTIVMLIAVMSFYFRLILKQEEEL; encoded by the coding sequence ATGACCGTGGACTCCCAGGGGACGGCGACCGCCGATCCTCAGGACGCGCCCGGGAGGGCGGCAGGGAAGTCTCAGACTCCGCCACCCCCTTCGGGCCCGAAGGAAGTCCTTAAGCCTTCGCGCGGCAGACGTTCCCTGCCCAGCGGGTGGCTGCCGTATCTGCTCGTCGCGCCGGCCCTGCTGTCCATGGCGGTGCTGCTGCTCTACCCGCTGATCCGCAATGTGATGCTCTCCTTCCAGGAGCTCAACCGGAAGCAGTTCATCACCCGCGAGACCGTCTGGACGGGCTTCGACAACTACACCGAGCTCCTCGGCGACCCGGACTTCTGGACCGTCGTCGTCCGAAGCGTCGTCTTCACGGCCGTCAACGTCGCGCTCATCATGGCGATCGGCACGGGCGTGGGCCTGCTGCTCAACCGCCTGGGCAAGAAGATGCGCCTGGTGCTCTCGCTGGCCCTGATGTTCGCCTGGGCCATGCCGATCGTCGCCTCCGTCACGGTCTTCCGCTGGCTCTTCGACGAGCAGTTCGGCGTCGTGAACTGGCTGATGCGCACCCTCGGCTTCGACGGCTACGAGCAGCACAACTGGTTCGAGACCGGGTTCTCCACCCTCGTGATCATCATGATCCTGCTGGTCTGGGGCTCCATACCGTTCGTCGCCCTCAACATGTACGCCGCCCTGACCACCGTCGGGTCCGAGCTGTACGAGGCCGCGAAGATGGACGGCGCCAGCGGCTGGCGTACCTTCTGGGCCGTGGTCTTCCCGAACCTCAAGTCCTTCTTCATGATCACGACGTTCCTTGAGATCATCTGGATCTTCAAGGCGTTCGCCCAGGTCTACGCCATGAACCTGGGTGGCCCCGACCGCGGCTCCGAGACACTCCCGGTCTTCGCCTACATCGAGGGCGTCGGCCAGTTCCACTACGGTGTCGCCGCCGCCATCTCCATCCTGACGATCGTGATGCTCATCGCGGTCATGTCCTTCTACTTCCGCCTGATCCTGAAGCAGGAGGAGGAGCTGTGA